The genome window TACCACTTTTCCAAGAACATATCCAACCGATTTTAATTGAAGTGCTAGGCGATTTGCCATTGGTTGGTGTACTGTTTTCCGGCGCACCGTTCGGCATCGGCTTATTTACCGCTGGGCTTGTGTTGGCAATTATGATTATTCCTTATATCGCTTCAATGATGCGAGAAGTATTTGGTGTAGTACCACCAATGTTAAAAGAAAGTGCATACGGTTTGGGGTCGACTACTTGGGAAGTGGTTTGGAAAATTATTTTGCCTTACACCAAAGCTGGTGTGGTCGGCAGTATGATGTTAGGGCTAGGGCGTGCATTGGGTGAAACCATGGCGGTTACGTTTGTGATTGGTAACGCATTTAACCTACCTGACTCATTATTCTCTCCATCTGCTTCGATTGCCTCTGCGATTGCGAATGAATTTAATGAAGCGACCGGCTTACAAAAATCGGCATTAATGGAATTAGGCTTAATCTTATTCTTAATTACTACGGTGGTACTCAGTATTTCTCGTTTAATGATTTTAAGAATGAGCAAAAAAGAGGGAAATAAATAATGCATCGTAATAAAAATGGGCGTTTTTACCGCCGTAAATGTGTCAACAAAGTAATGCTCACCGTCTCTTTCTTTGCGGTTGGATTCGGGCTGTTTTGGCTAGGCTGGATTTTATTTACTTTAATTCAAAAAGGAATTCCGGAACTTTCATTGACCCTGTTTACCTTACCGACTCCGGCACCAAATGAAGTAGGCGGTTTAAGTAATGCGATTATCGGCTCATTAATGATGTTGTTGTTCGGCACACTAATCGGCACGCCAATTGGCATTTTAGCTGGGACTTACTTAGCCGAATACGGACGTTACAGTAAATTGGCGAAAGTCACACG of Actinobacillus arthritidis contains these proteins:
- the pstC gene encoding phosphate ABC transporter permease subunit PstC, whose protein sequence is MPNLNKPTCLNHPLIEGLFRHTTQFFAWLVFAMLVAILISLIIGSWESLTRFGFSFLWTNDWDPNNDSYGAIVPVIGTLISAFIALLIAVPISFGIAVFLTELAPEWLKRPISVAVEMLVAIPSIIYGMWGLFVFVPLFQEHIQPILIEVLGDLPLVGVLFSGAPFGIGLFTAGLVLAIMIIPYIASMMREVFGVVPPMLKESAYGLGSTTWEVVWKIILPYTKAGVVGSMMLGLGRALGETMAVTFVIGNAFNLPDSLFSPSASIASAIANEFNEATGLQKSALMELGLILFLITTVVLSISRLMILRMSKKEGNK